The Hyperolius riggenbachi isolate aHypRig1 chromosome 3, aHypRig1.pri, whole genome shotgun sequence genome window below encodes:
- the SINHCAF gene encoding SIN3-HDAC complex-associated factor yields the protein MIGFYKPKTYRSSRGCCICKAKSSSSRFTDSKRYQDDFQDCFGLHESRTGDICNACVLLVKRWKKLPSGSKKNWNHVVDARGGPNLRALRLRPKRIRTLAAQRRRMKSKLLNPFSGAHSTASSTSPTHSSSCSNHSDTDTDTEVTPTTTSRSSSFSFLDPVYWKRERVCCGVIYKGRYGEILIDAQQFKPCCSNKKTEEATPR from the exons ATGATTGGGTTTTATAAGCCAAAGACGTATCGGAGCTCCAGAGGCTGCTGCATCTGTAAAGCCAAATCCTCCAGCAGCCGGTTCACCGACAGCAAGCGATACCAGGACGACTTCCAGGACTGCTTTGG GCTGCATGAAAGCCGTACGGGTGACATCTGCAATGCCTGCGTCCTCCTGGTGAAGAGATGGAAGAAGCTGCCGTCCGGCTCCAAGAAGAACTGGAATCAT GTAGTTGACGCTCGCGGTGGACCGAATCTCCGAGCTCTGCGACTCAGACCCAAAAGAATCAGAACGTTGGCGGCTCAGAGACGTCGAATGAAGAGCAAGCTTCTGAATCCTT TTTCCGGTGCACACAGTACGGCCTCCAGCACCTCCCCGACGCACTCCTCTTCCTGCAGTAATCACTCCGACACGGACACCGACACAGAAGTGACCCCCACCACTACCAGCCGAAGCTCCTCATTCTCTTTCCTGGACCCAGTGTACTGGAAAAG AGAAAGAGTTTGTTGCGGAGTCATTTACAAGGGCCGCTATGGCGAGATCCTCATCGACGCCCAGCAATTCAAACCATGCTGCAGCAATAAGAAGACAGAGGAGGCTACGCCTAGATGA